The DNA region GAATTTACTCCCGAACTTCAGACCGATTCCGGCAAGGATGGCGAAGAGGAAAACAGCGGTGTATTCACCGAAACCCTCGCCCGCATCTACATCAAGCAGGGCAAGTATCAGAGGGCTTACGAAATCATCAGCCGCCTGCATCAGCAGCATCCTGACAAGAACGGATATTATGTTGACCAGCTCAGATTCCTTGAGAAACTGATGCTGAACAGCAAGAAGAAATAAAGAAGAATAATAAATAAATAAAACTAGTTTTAAAAAATGGCTTACACATTATTAGTAGTATTAATCGTCCTGGTAGCTATCCTGATGATTTTCATCGTGCTCATCCAGGAATCAAAGGGAGGTGGACTTGCAAGTAACTTCTCTTCAACCAACTCAATCATGGGTGTTCGCAAGACCACTGACATTGTTGAGAAATTAACATGGGGCCTCGCTGCAGCCTTGGTTGTCATCAGCGTGGCATGTGCTTATGTAGCCCCTCAGGCAGCTGGCGAAAGCAGTGTTTTGGAGGGAGCCACTCAGGAGCAGACCGCTCTTCCTGCTATGCCAGGTGCTAGCAAGGATGCAGCAGCAGGTGCGCAGAAGGCTATTCCTGCAGCTGGTGCAGATGCCCAGAAGGCAGCTCCAGTTGTTCCAACAAGCCCTGCAAAATAAAAAATAAGAAAAAAGGTACGAAAAAATTTGGTAGAACCATTTTTTTTTCGTACCTTTGCACCCGCTTAACAAGAATATGGTGGACGTAGTTCAGTTGGTTAGAGCGTCAGATTGTGGTTCTGAATGTCGTGGGTTCGAGTCCCACCTTCCACCCAACTATTTTTGAAAAAGCAAAACATAACCAATATGGTGGACGTAGTTCAGTTGGTTAGAGCGTCAGATTGTGGTTCTGAATGTCGTGGGTTCGAGTCCCACCTTCCACCCAAGATAAACCCTGCAAGATTCATTTCTTGCAGGGTTTCTTGTTATATATCCGTATTGAGCGGAATTCTTTTTTGTCATATAAACGAATAACAATAGTACTTCTTAAAGTATATTATAGACAGAAACATACAAAAAAGCCTGCTAAGGGAAGAAAATATCCCTCTAGCAGGCATTCATATAAGGATGGAAAACCTATCTGATTACTTTCACTTCACCATCCTTAGCAATCTTAACGATGCTGGAAGGCTGATGTGGTTTATGCTCCTGACGGCGGCTCCAGCAAACATAATCTACAGCATTGAGGATTTCCTCGGAGATGTCGCGATAATTCTGTGCAGCAGGCTCACCACTCACATTAGCACTTGTACTTACAATAGGCTTCTGAAAACGGTAACAGAGTTGTTTGGAGAAAGGCTCATAGGTTATACGCATCGCCAGACTTCCATCCTCTGCTACCAGATTATTAGCCACTCCACTCGCATCATCAAGAATAACCGTAGTAGGCTTTACAGGCATGGCAGCATCGATGAAATCCCATGCTACCTGTGGCACATTGCGGAAATAACGCGCCATGCGGTCAGCAGAATCTATCAGGCAGATAAGCGCCTTAGAATCGTCACGTTTCTTTATTTCATAAACTTTCTTTACCGCTTCAGGGTTGGTGGCGTCGCATCCTATGCCCCATACGGTATCTGTAGGATAGAGTATCACTCCACCCTTTCGCATGCACTCTACAGCACGCTTGATGTCTTCATCTACAGTCATAATACTATAAAACTAAAAATCAAAAATCTTTTGAATCTTAAAAATCGTCACTAACATCTTTCTTCAAACACTCATAATAAGCTATGTCCTTCATACCATTGAGAAAAGCAGAAGCATCCATGCGTTTCTTGCCACTGAGCTGCAACTCCTGAATAATGAGCCATTCGTCAAGGCAGGCTACTTGTAACGACTTCCCCTCAACGCGGAGCGATCCCACAGGCGCATCACCACGCTTCATACATGAAAGACGGGTAGAAAATATCTTAAGTACCTGAATTTTCTGTGTACTCTGCTTATGGGATGGATGAGCAGTAGGCTCAGGGAACCTCACGTAATCATCATCGCCCTTAGGATCGTCAAAGAATACTACTGTCTCCTTCTTCTTAATTTCAGTCCATGCACCAGGGTATGGAGAAAGACCGCGGATGAAATCATACACCTGCTTGGCAGGCTTGTGGAAGTCGATGCGGCAAGTATCCTTGAAGATTTTCGGAGCCGGCTTTAGTTCGGCACCCTGTCCTATCATTTCGCTCTGAGGAATGGAACCGATATTGCCATCGGCAGCGATGAGCGCATCAATGGTTTCCAGCGCCAATTCAGCACCAAGATGCATCAACCCGTCGTAAACATACTCCACATTTGCCGTCTCCGGAATAGGAAAACGTCTCTGCAGGATGATGCGACCGGTATCAATATCGTGGTCGAGGAAGAAGGTGGTAACACCCGTCTCCTTCTCGCCATTAATCACTGCCCAGTTGATAGGCGCCGCACCGCGATACTGCGGAAGGAGGGCTGCATGTACATTAAATGTACCATATTTCGGCATCGCCCAAACCACCTCTGGCAGCATGCGGAAAGCAACTACCACCTGCAAGTCAGCCTGATAAGAACGCAACTGCTCCACAAAGTCTGGGTCCTTCATCTTTACAGGCTGCAGCACCGGTAAACCATGCTCTACGGCATACTGCTTAACCTGCGAAGGTTGCAGCGTATCCTGATGTCTGCCCACCGGTTTATCAGGCTGCGTAACCACAGCCACAACATTGTAACCGCCCTCTACTAGGTGCTTGAGGGATTCCACCGCAAACTCCGGTGTTCCCATGAAAACAATTCTCAAATCCTTCTTCTCCATAAAACACTAATATTTTAAAATAAAACCAGCAAAGCCGTTGAATTCTTCACTCTTCGTTCTTCACTCTTCACTTAAAACTCCTACTCTGCCGACATATCCGCTACAATCTGCCTGTACATGGAATAGATTCTAGTACGGCTGATGTAACCCTTAAGTACGCCTGCCACATCAACCACTGGCAGTTGGGCGGCATCGGTTTTATCAAATTTCTGCATCACCTCGTCCATACTGTCATGTTCGGTAAGAACGGCAGCAGGCTGCATCATCAGCTGACGCACGGTGAAATGCTGATACAGTTCGGTGCGGAAGATAATGTGGCGAATCTTCGTAATATCTATTACTCCCAACAGCACACCCGCCTGATCCAAAACAGGCAGAAAGTTGTTGTTACTGCGACTTATCTCACTCACCAGCTTGCTCATCGGCAGATCCGAACCTACCGGATGATAGTCTTTCTCAATGACATCCTGCATGCCCAGCAGGGTGAGCGCAGCCTTGTCAATATGGTGGGTGAGCAGCTTGCCCTCTCTAGCCAGACGCAGGGCGTAGATACTGTGACTCTCGAAGATGCTGATGGTGAGCAGCGAAGAGATGCACACTATCATCAGCGGCATGAAGAGCTGGTAGCCGCCCGTGAGTTCGGCGATGAGGAAGATGCCCGTAAGCGGTGCATGCATCACGCCCGTAATGAGGCCCGCCATACCCATCAGTGTAAAGTTCTGCTCAGGAACATAGACACCTACCTGATTCACATTCCAAAGGCGCGCAAAGAGGAAACCGGCAAAACCTCCGATAATGAGCGAAGGAGCAAAGGTACCACCGCATCCGCCACTACCATTGGTGGCCGAGGTGGCAAAAACCTTGGTAAAGGTTACCAAGGCGATATAGAGGATGAGCAGCTGGTTGTGCCCGTAGAAGAGCGAACGGCTCATCACCTGCCCCCAGTCTTCCACATTCTGTCCCTTCAGCAGCACGTTGACTGCCGTATAGCCTTCGCCATAGAGCGAAGGGAAGAGGAAGATGAGCGAACTCAGAATCAGTCCGCCAAACAGCAGCTTTACGTATGGATAAGGCGAAAGCTTGGCAAAGAAGCCCTCGCATGCCGACATGGTGCGCATGAAATA from Segatella copri includes:
- the secG gene encoding preprotein translocase subunit SecG; the protein is MAYTLLVVLIVLVAILMIFIVLIQESKGGGLASNFSSTNSIMGVRKTTDIVEKLTWGLAAALVVISVACAYVAPQAAGESSVLEGATQEQTALPAMPGASKDAAAGAQKAIPAAGADAQKAAPVVPTSPAK
- a CDS encoding L-threonylcarbamoyladenylate synthase, encoding MTVDEDIKRAVECMRKGGVILYPTDTVWGIGCDATNPEAVKKVYEIKKRDDSKALICLIDSADRMARYFRNVPQVAWDFIDAAMPVKPTTVILDDASGVANNLVAEDGSLAMRITYEPFSKQLCYRFQKPIVSTSANVSGEPAAQNYRDISEEILNAVDYVCWSRRQEHKPHQPSSIVKIAKDGEVKVIR
- the fmt gene encoding methionyl-tRNA formyltransferase, producing MEKKDLRIVFMGTPEFAVESLKHLVEGGYNVVAVVTQPDKPVGRHQDTLQPSQVKQYAVEHGLPVLQPVKMKDPDFVEQLRSYQADLQVVVAFRMLPEVVWAMPKYGTFNVHAALLPQYRGAAPINWAVINGEKETGVTTFFLDHDIDTGRIILQRRFPIPETANVEYVYDGLMHLGAELALETIDALIAADGNIGSIPQSEMIGQGAELKPAPKIFKDTCRIDFHKPAKQVYDFIRGLSPYPGAWTEIKKKETVVFFDDPKGDDDYVRFPEPTAHPSHKQSTQKIQVLKIFSTRLSCMKRGDAPVGSLRVEGKSLQVACLDEWLIIQELQLSGKKRMDASAFLNGMKDIAYYECLKKDVSDDF
- a CDS encoding chloride channel protein, with the translated sequence MDEEILDYNGQKEGWVSKMVDWQKKHISDRQMTLILAFIIGLLASVAGYFLHGIVHEIQLLLTSGFNKGTYNLLFLLFPIVGIYLTMLFIKYVVRDNISHGITRVLYAISTKNSKLKAHNCWSSVVASGITIGFGGSVGAEAPIVLTGSAIGSNLGQIFRMDKKTMILLVGCGASAAIAGIFKAPIAGLVFTLEVLMVDLSMASLLPILISCVTATCFTYILMGSKSLFDFTLTNPWALDRVPACLLLGIFCGLVSLYFMRTMSACEGFFAKLSPYPYVKLLFGGLILSSLIFLFPSLYGEGYTAVNVLLKGQNVEDWGQVMSRSLFYGHNQLLILYIALVTFTKVFATSATNGSGGCGGTFAPSLIIGGFAGFLFARLWNVNQVGVYVPEQNFTLMGMAGLITGVMHAPLTGIFLIAELTGGYQLFMPLMIVCISSLLTISIFESHSIYALRLAREGKLLTHHIDKAALTLLGMQDVIEKDYHPVGSDLPMSKLVSEISRSNNNFLPVLDQAGVLLGVIDITKIRHIIFRTELYQHFTVRQLMMQPAAVLTEHDSMDEVMQKFDKTDAAQLPVVDVAGVLKGYISRTRIYSMYRQIVADMSAE